A region of Propionispora vibrioides DNA encodes the following proteins:
- a CDS encoding HD-GYP domain-containing protein: MFSNQYRVKTEELKPGMIVAQTVVSETGQVLLEQGTLLTEGFIQNLIKWQVPYAVVVMPYKIRSVQRRFFSFYEDTLSMITQTFERVRTFNEVPVAECRELVDSYIELLVNVVGVVDRLYRVKAHNEYTFQHSLNVAILSGVLGKWLGFKGQELKDIILAGLLHDVGKLLISQDILDKPGRLTDEEMRIIKTHPAHGYDLLSRCPELREEVRLAALQHHEREDGSGYPVALAGKEIHIYAKIVALADIYDAMSSQRVYRQRLRPFTVVDNILQDMQGKLDPRICITFLSNLRRFLLGSSVLLSDGNRAKIVWLNDLLRIRPVVRLDCGSVVDLAEEKQLEVVALLDDSPEV, encoded by the coding sequence GTGTTTTCTAATCAATACAGGGTAAAAACGGAAGAATTGAAACCGGGGATGATTGTGGCGCAGACAGTTGTCTCCGAGACCGGGCAGGTTTTACTGGAACAGGGCACATTACTGACGGAGGGCTTTATCCAAAACCTCATTAAATGGCAGGTGCCTTATGCGGTAGTGGTCATGCCCTATAAAATCCGTTCTGTTCAGCGTCGCTTTTTTTCTTTTTACGAAGATACACTAAGCATGATTACACAGACCTTTGAACGGGTGCGGACCTTTAATGAGGTGCCTGTTGCCGAGTGCCGGGAACTGGTGGACAGCTATATTGAATTGCTTGTCAATGTGGTTGGTGTGGTTGACCGGCTGTATCGGGTAAAAGCCCATAACGAGTATACCTTTCAGCATTCACTGAATGTGGCCATCTTGTCGGGCGTCTTGGGAAAGTGGCTGGGATTTAAGGGACAGGAGCTGAAAGATATCATTCTGGCCGGACTACTCCATGATGTGGGTAAATTGCTGATTTCCCAGGATATACTGGATAAGCCGGGCCGACTTACTGATGAGGAGATGCGGATTATCAAAACCCATCCGGCCCATGGCTATGATCTTTTGTCCAGATGTCCGGAGCTTCGCGAGGAGGTGCGGCTGGCCGCTCTGCAGCACCATGAACGGGAGGATGGCAGCGGCTATCCGGTGGCTTTGGCGGGTAAGGAAATTCACATATATGCTAAGATTGTGGCTCTGGCCGATATTTATGATGCCATGAGCTCGCAGCGGGTATACCGGCAAAGATTGCGTCCGTTTACAGTAGTGGACAATATCCTGCAGGATATGCAGGGCAAGCTGGACCCCCGCATCTGTATTACCTTCCTGTCCAACTTGCGCCGGTTTCTCTTGGGCAGTTCGGTGTTGCTGAGTGATGGAAACAGGGCTAAAATTGTCTGGCTTAATGATCTGCTGCGCATCAGGCCGGTAGTAAGGCTGGACTGCGGCAGTGTGGTGGATTTGGCAGAAGAGAAACAACTGGAGGTTGTGGCGCTGTTGGATGACAGTCCGGAAGTGTAG
- a CDS encoding methyl-accepting chemotaxis protein, translating into MKVKNMQNRLLIMLLPLVLVGLSILAGVSYYLSAGALRDSVDQTAKAVGTDYANQIQGDVRLMMAQLADLASVQRIRSGTDKGQIVAAMAEAKDRLGAFDAVVFIFPDGTGLNSEGNTANYGERDYFKKVKASRDAAVSDPLVSKTTGKLSVVLAVPVIYNNQLTGVLVGTVSVERLTAKIKDLTFLDSGYGQISDDSGLIIAHPKRPDLAGKLSLRDKKINSELKLQQDELDDRLIQLFKAAADEGKQARGVYSFVDGVTRIAVTTPVDLPGEQRWVVTVAAPEVEATRQSSALAKAMLIISIISLLVVGSFIVLIARQLAGPIAIIRDECLLLAQGDLRDRKARVRTEDEIGQLAQGFRQMRDNLRALVMKIHSQSDQLAASSEQLTAGAGQSALAVNQVADSITTVAAGSSEQMTAVRETVQVVEQMSDHIQRLAEDTVTVAAQSAQAASQANDGDAAVSRAIEQMNQIEETVTGSARLVTELGERSKEIGQIVATISGIAGQTNLLALNAAIEAARAGEQGRGFAVVAEEVRKLAEQSQLATEQIAALINSIQTETDEAVTAMNNGTKEVKLGAEVVDAAGQAFREIVTLINQVSGQVEGFSVAIGQLTQGSQQIVESVNQIENLSRKTAGEAQTVSAASEEQSASMEEIASSSQSLANLATELRDSVSKFQV; encoded by the coding sequence ATGAAAGTAAAAAATATGCAAAACCGATTATTGATCATGCTATTGCCATTGGTATTGGTGGGACTGAGCATCCTGGCCGGGGTCAGTTATTATCTGTCCGCCGGCGCCTTGCGCGACAGTGTCGATCAAACCGCCAAGGCGGTGGGCACCGATTACGCCAATCAGATTCAGGGTGATGTCCGGCTGATGATGGCGCAATTGGCCGATCTGGCCAGTGTGCAGCGTATCCGGTCAGGAACTGACAAGGGGCAGATCGTGGCGGCCATGGCTGAGGCTAAAGACCGGCTGGGAGCTTTTGATGCCGTGGTATTCATTTTTCCGGACGGCACGGGGCTTAACAGCGAAGGCAATACGGCCAATTATGGCGAGCGGGATTATTTCAAAAAGGTAAAAGCCAGCAGGGACGCGGCGGTATCGGACCCGCTGGTCTCCAAGACGACCGGCAAGCTGTCGGTGGTACTGGCCGTACCGGTGATCTATAATAATCAGCTTACCGGTGTGCTGGTGGGGACGGTTTCGGTGGAAAGGCTGACTGCCAAGATTAAGGACCTGACTTTTCTGGACTCGGGCTACGGTCAGATTAGTGACGATTCAGGGCTTATCATTGCCCATCCGAAACGGCCCGATCTGGCGGGTAAGCTTAGCCTCCGGGATAAAAAGATTAATTCCGAGTTAAAGCTGCAGCAGGATGAGCTGGACGACCGGCTGATTCAACTGTTTAAAGCAGCCGCCGACGAAGGAAAACAGGCTCGCGGGGTATATTCCTTTGTGGATGGCGTGACCAGGATAGCGGTGACCACACCGGTTGATTTGCCGGGCGAGCAGCGCTGGGTGGTAACGGTAGCAGCGCCGGAGGTGGAAGCTACCCGGCAATCGTCAGCGCTGGCGAAAGCCATGCTGATCATCTCGATTATCTCGCTGCTGGTGGTTGGCTCTTTCATTGTGCTCATCGCCAGACAGTTGGCCGGACCGATTGCGATTATCCGTGATGAATGTCTCTTGCTGGCGCAGGGTGATTTGCGTGACCGGAAGGCTAGGGTTAGAACCGAGGATGAAATCGGCCAGTTGGCGCAAGGGTTCCGGCAGATGCGGGACAATCTACGGGCGCTGGTGATGAAAATTCACTCCCAGTCGGATCAACTGGCCGCTTCCAGCGAGCAACTGACGGCCGGTGCCGGACAGTCGGCACTGGCGGTTAACCAGGTGGCCGATTCGATTACCACGGTGGCGGCCGGTTCGAGCGAACAAATGACAGCGGTCAGAGAAACCGTCCAGGTGGTCGAGCAGATGTCAGACCATATTCAAAGGCTGGCGGAAGATACCGTTACCGTTGCCGCCCAGTCGGCCCAGGCTGCCAGCCAGGCCAATGACGGCGACGCGGCGGTCAGCCGGGCTATTGAACAGATGAATCAAATTGAAGAGACTGTTACCGGTTCGGCCCGGCTGGTAACCGAACTGGGTGAACGGTCAAAGGAAATCGGGCAAATTGTGGCCACCATTTCCGGTATTGCCGGCCAGACTAATTTGCTGGCGCTCAATGCCGCTATTGAGGCGGCACGGGCTGGTGAGCAGGGCCGGGGCTTTGCCGTCGTGGCGGAAGAGGTGCGCAAACTGGCCGAGCAGTCGCAACTGGCGACCGAACAGATTGCCGCTTTGATCAATAGCATTCAGACGGAAACGGATGAGGCTGTAACGGCGATGAATAACGGCACGAAAGAGGTCAAGCTGGGAGCAGAGGTTGTCGATGCCGCCGGCCAGGCTTTCCGGGAGATTGTTACGCTGATCAATCAGGTTTCCGGTCAGGTGGAGGGGTTCTCGGTAGCTATTGGGCAGTTGACTCAGGGCAGCCAGCAAATCGTGGAGTCGGTCAATCAGATCGAGAATCTGAGCCGGAAGACGGCCGGCGAGGCCCAGACTGTATCGGCTGCCAGCGAGGAGCAGTCGGCTTCAATGGAGGAAATCGCTTCCTCCAGTCAGAGCCTGGCTAATCTGGCCACGGAGCTTAGAGATTCGGTCAGCAAGTTCCAGGTATAG
- a CDS encoding CheR family methyltransferase, translating into MDEKDWESFKQKLNNKSGINLNDYKPAQMQRRISNLMTRHGVHTYMDFFALIERNPVLYKDFIDYLTINVTEFFRTPEKFSELESKVLPELLAKSPKLNIWSAGCSIGAEPYSLAMILADMTPNTRHRILASDLDVEILAKAQKGIYTSNEFKNISQSRASKHFKQENGQYVISNDIKSRVEFKRHNLLLDKFDSGFDLILCRNVVIYFTEEAKDALYRRFLAALKPGGVLFVGGTEAILNFREIGFQQYLPFFYRKPF; encoded by the coding sequence ATGGACGAGAAAGACTGGGAGAGCTTTAAGCAAAAGCTGAACAACAAGTCGGGTATTAACCTGAACGATTATAAACCGGCTCAAATGCAGCGGCGGATTAGCAATTTAATGACCCGCCACGGCGTACATACCTATATGGACTTTTTTGCTCTCATTGAGCGTAATCCAGTGCTATATAAGGATTTTATCGACTACCTGACCATCAACGTTACCGAGTTTTTCCGGACGCCGGAAAAGTTCAGCGAGCTGGAGAGTAAGGTTCTGCCCGAGCTATTGGCGAAAAGTCCGAAGCTGAATATCTGGAGTGCCGGCTGCTCTATTGGGGCTGAGCCTTATTCGCTGGCGATGATTCTGGCCGACATGACGCCCAATACCAGACACCGGATTCTGGCAAGCGATCTGGATGTGGAAATTCTGGCCAAAGCACAGAAAGGCATCTATACCAGCAATGAATTTAAGAATATTTCCCAAAGCCGGGCCAGCAAGCATTTCAAGCAGGAAAATGGTCAGTATGTGATCAGCAATGACATCAAATCCCGTGTGGAATTTAAGCGGCATAACCTGCTCTTGGATAAGTTCGATTCCGGTTTTGATCTGATACTCTGCCGCAATGTGGTTATTTATTTCACGGAAGAGGCCAAGGATGCCCTGTACCGGCGGTTTTTGGCAGCCCTTAAACCGGGCGGCGTGCTGTTCGTCGGCGGTACCGAGGCTATTTTGAATTTCCGGGAGATTGGCTTCCAGCAATACCTGCCGTTCTTCTATCGTAAGCCTTTTTAG
- a CDS encoding D-alanyl-D-alanine carboxypeptidase family protein gives MAVTNCLCSCLLALVLLLYPAAGAAAAAVPDIKANAAILMDAKTGQVLYNKNMNKRGAPASTTKILTAILAIESGRLDEMTKVSVKASSTPGSSMHLYPGQLISLRELVTGLLLRSGNDAAVAIAEYLAGSSEAFVDLMNQKAAALGALHSHFCNPNGLSAAGHYSTAFDLAWMSRYALNNPIFADIVNTKETTIEWLDKRGQGHDVNLRNTNKLLWMLDDADGVKTGTTGEAGPCLVSSATRGNQKLIAVVLHDHNRWYDSMQLLKYGFNAFDLYEFAQENEIVAVLPVEDGFAGEVDALATTYAALTVATEDLPHVTVKTDLPDKLKAPVYQGQKIGEIIFYVNDQPVKTVDIVAAQAIEERTLPRVLLNQLTAMFRLLSDWGAL, from the coding sequence ATGGCTGTTACAAACTGTCTTTGCTCCTGCCTGCTCGCCTTGGTCCTGCTCCTCTATCCAGCAGCCGGGGCAGCAGCAGCGGCGGTGCCGGACATCAAGGCCAACGCCGCTATCTTAATGGATGCCAAAACAGGGCAGGTTCTCTATAACAAAAATATGAACAAACGGGGCGCCCCGGCCAGCACCACCAAAATTCTGACCGCGATCCTGGCCATCGAAAGCGGCCGGCTGGATGAAATGACCAAAGTCAGCGTCAAAGCCTCGTCCACGCCAGGCTCCTCCATGCACCTGTATCCCGGTCAGCTCATCTCCCTTCGTGAACTGGTGACAGGCCTATTGCTCCGTTCCGGCAACGACGCTGCTGTCGCCATTGCCGAATATCTGGCCGGTTCCAGCGAGGCTTTTGTCGATTTGATGAATCAAAAGGCGGCGGCCTTAGGCGCGCTGCACAGTCATTTCTGCAACCCCAACGGTCTAAGCGCCGCCGGTCACTATTCCACGGCCTTCGATCTGGCCTGGATGTCCCGCTATGCTCTAAATAATCCTATCTTTGCTGACATTGTCAATACGAAAGAAACTACCATCGAATGGCTGGACAAACGGGGCCAGGGCCATGACGTAAACTTACGCAACACCAACAAACTGCTATGGATGCTGGACGATGCCGACGGAGTCAAGACCGGCACGACCGGTGAAGCCGGCCCCTGCCTGGTATCCAGTGCCACCAGGGGCAATCAGAAGCTTATCGCCGTAGTGCTCCATGATCATAACCGCTGGTACGATTCCATGCAGTTGCTCAAATACGGCTTCAACGCCTTTGATCTCTATGAATTTGCCCAGGAGAATGAAATCGTCGCCGTACTTCCCGTTGAGGACGGCTTTGCCGGTGAGGTGGATGCCTTAGCGACAACTTATGCCGCTCTAACCGTGGCGACCGAGGATTTGCCTCACGTAACTGTGAAAACCGACCTGCCGGATAAACTAAAAGCCCCTGTATACCAGGGGCAAAAAATCGGGGAAATTATTTTTTACGTCAACGATCAGCCGGTAAAAACGGTGGATATCGTCGCCGCTCAGGCGATTGAGGAACGCACGCTGCCGCGAGTGCTGCTCAACCAGTTGACGGCTATGTTCCGCCTGCTATCCGACTGGGGTGCCCTCTAG
- a CDS encoding Crp/Fnr family transcriptional regulator has protein sequence MKQLNEIPIFSDLAEEQLRQIETCTTDRLYRKGMIIFMEGQPGEGFHYIQQGRVKIVKISDDGREHIIHLLDEGDIFAGVVLFNTAPYPATAVALEDCRIGVIKNSDLEQLALHNNALAMHLIKAINQRLLYAQQKIANLALHDVTARTAEVLLRLGKEKGRRNANGQIIIEMTLSRQDLASLVGTTRETVTRTLSSLKKSKVIDFDSGSMVILDEAALTEYLP, from the coding sequence GTGAAACAGTTGAATGAAATACCGATATTTTCCGATTTGGCGGAAGAACAATTGAGGCAGATTGAGACTTGTACCACCGATCGGCTGTATCGTAAAGGCATGATTATTTTTATGGAAGGCCAGCCTGGCGAAGGGTTCCATTATATACAGCAGGGAAGAGTTAAAATCGTTAAAATATCCGATGACGGGCGGGAACACATTATTCATCTGCTAGATGAAGGCGATATTTTTGCCGGTGTGGTCCTGTTTAACACCGCGCCTTATCCGGCGACTGCCGTGGCGTTGGAGGATTGCCGGATCGGCGTGATAAAAAACAGCGATTTGGAACAGCTGGCACTGCATAACAACGCGCTGGCCATGCATCTGATCAAGGCGATCAATCAGCGGCTGCTTTATGCCCAGCAGAAAATCGCCAATCTGGCGCTGCATGATGTTACAGCCCGGACGGCGGAAGTGCTGCTGCGGCTGGGTAAAGAAAAAGGGCGGCGCAATGCCAACGGCCAGATTATCATTGAAATGACGCTGTCGCGGCAGGATTTGGCCAGTTTGGTGGGGACGACGCGAGAGACAGTCACCCGTACGCTAAGTTCGCTGAAAAAGAGTAAGGTCATTGATTTTGACAGCGGCAGCATGGTCATTCTGGACGAAGCGGCCCTGACGGAATATTTGCCTTAG
- a CDS encoding cell division FtsA domain-containing protein — MQKQMFFALDIGTRSVIGLVGEQTGTAIRLLASDRQEHHTRAMLDGQIHDVMEVASILDSVKKRLEQNCGPLKKVSVAAAGRALCTIRSTAQLETHGRLLTAEDEHALELAAIQAAQHQLATSNAVADPTLYYCVGYSVVTFSLDQSVLKSLIGQRGKIATIEIIATFLPRQVIDSLQSAIQTVGLEMATLTLEPIAAISVLIPPTMRHLNLTLVDVGAGTSDVAITREGSVIGFGMVPCAGDEITEAISQSYLLDFNVAEKLKRQLSGKTKKVSFVDVLGCTHKVSVQEILDAIAPTVGQLAQAIATQILELNTTAPQAVLLVGGGSLTPMLPEALAQALDVPAGRVAIRRPETIDGLVNIPAPLQTPDAVTPLGILKLSGSRTLNFVNVTLNDTPLHLFNLGNLTVADALLAAGIDIRSLHGRPGLGITISVNGQTKFIPGTRCTPGSILLNGQPASYDDAVAENDILRVTPGIDGTTPSPALSEVMDIPAPYTITLNDSQCLIEPVITVNGQPAAADTQLTDRASVICQLPVTLAEVLAATGHTGSSIEYIYQINGTERRYQVRPQPVIHRSGQELAARLSTKVKPGDAITLTPPAAPTASDILGIAPATERQIVINFNGKPCSIPTVQHTITLNGKPCTPNTPVPSGSVLELTSLERPAPIISDALLAARFNPRSLPPTAKVTLLLNDQPTEYTSPIKQGDSLKTIIE, encoded by the coding sequence ATGCAAAAACAAATGTTTTTCGCTCTGGATATCGGCACGCGCAGCGTTATCGGCCTGGTCGGCGAGCAAACCGGTACAGCCATCCGGCTGCTGGCCTCCGACCGCCAGGAGCATCACACACGGGCCATGCTGGACGGACAAATTCACGACGTCATGGAAGTCGCCAGCATCCTGGACAGCGTTAAAAAACGGTTGGAGCAAAACTGCGGCCCGCTGAAAAAAGTATCGGTGGCCGCCGCCGGCCGGGCTTTATGCACCATCCGTTCGACAGCCCAGTTGGAAACCCATGGCCGGCTTCTGACCGCCGAGGACGAACACGCCCTGGAGCTTGCCGCCATTCAGGCGGCCCAGCACCAACTGGCCACCTCCAATGCCGTAGCCGATCCTACCCTGTATTATTGTGTAGGCTACAGTGTCGTAACTTTTTCACTGGATCAATCGGTGCTGAAAAGTCTGATCGGGCAGCGCGGGAAAATCGCCACCATTGAAATTATCGCAACCTTCCTGCCGCGCCAGGTTATTGACTCCCTGCAATCGGCTATTCAGACGGTCGGTCTGGAAATGGCAACTCTTACACTCGAACCGATTGCCGCCATCAGCGTGTTGATCCCGCCCACCATGCGCCACCTGAACCTGACGCTGGTCGATGTCGGGGCAGGCACCTCCGACGTTGCCATTACCCGGGAAGGTTCGGTCATCGGCTTCGGCATGGTTCCCTGTGCCGGCGATGAAATTACCGAGGCCATTTCCCAATCCTACTTGCTGGATTTCAACGTGGCGGAAAAATTAAAGCGCCAGTTAAGCGGTAAAACAAAAAAAGTGTCTTTTGTCGATGTGCTCGGCTGTACACACAAAGTAAGCGTACAGGAGATCCTCGACGCCATCGCTCCCACCGTAGGCCAATTGGCCCAGGCGATTGCCACACAAATTCTCGAACTCAATACAACGGCACCACAGGCAGTATTGCTCGTCGGCGGCGGTTCACTGACACCCATGCTGCCCGAAGCGCTGGCTCAGGCCTTGGACGTACCAGCAGGGCGCGTAGCCATCCGCCGTCCGGAAACCATCGACGGCCTGGTCAACATTCCGGCGCCGCTCCAAACACCGGACGCCGTCACTCCCCTGGGCATTTTAAAGCTGTCAGGCAGCCGGACACTCAACTTTGTCAACGTTACCTTAAACGATACTCCGCTCCATTTATTCAACCTCGGCAATTTAACAGTCGCCGACGCTCTGCTGGCAGCAGGCATTGACATCCGCAGTCTCCATGGTCGGCCAGGCCTCGGTATCACCATTAGCGTGAACGGACAGACCAAATTTATACCAGGCACCCGCTGTACACCAGGCTCTATTCTGCTCAACGGCCAGCCGGCCTCCTACGACGATGCTGTCGCCGAAAACGATATTCTCCGCGTCACGCCCGGCATCGACGGAACCACACCGTCGCCGGCCCTTAGCGAGGTGATGGATATCCCCGCCCCTTATACCATTACCCTTAACGACAGCCAATGCCTCATTGAACCGGTCATTACCGTCAACGGACAACCGGCCGCCGCCGACACCCAGTTGACCGACCGTGCCTCCGTTATTTGTCAACTGCCGGTCACATTGGCCGAAGTATTGGCAGCAACCGGCCACACCGGTTCCTCTATAGAGTATATTTATCAAATCAACGGTACAGAACGGCGCTACCAGGTCCGCCCCCAGCCGGTTATTCACCGTAGCGGCCAGGAATTAGCCGCCCGCCTGTCGACTAAAGTCAAGCCTGGCGATGCCATTACCCTCACGCCGCCTGCTGCGCCAACAGCCAGCGACATTCTCGGCATCGCCCCGGCAACGGAACGGCAGATTGTTATCAACTTTAACGGCAAACCCTGCTCCATCCCCACTGTGCAGCACACCATCACCTTAAACGGTAAGCCCTGCACGCCGAACACCCCGGTCCCCTCGGGCAGCGTGCTGGAACTGACCTCATTGGAAAGGCCCGCCCCGATCATCAGCGACGCGCTGCTGGCGGCCCGATTCAATCCCCGTTCCCTGCCGCCAACAGCCAAAGTCACCCTGCTCCTAAATGACCAGCCCACCGAGTATACCTCTCCCATAAAACAGGGCGACAGTTTAAAAACTATTATCGAATAA
- a CDS encoding DegV family protein, with protein sequence MAGIHFVVDSTSRVPAAMLAAHDNIHVVSLKIIYGREEYPETALDAAAVFRLSGEHHQHPRTSQPSPGDFMAVLEPLAAAGQSVIVLTLAGGLSGTFQGAQAVTRQLAGANIYVVDSQSVAGGMVSLLQAGLTLAENNLEAGAIAVRLRQMAEKSQAIFMAGTLQYLHKGGRIGGAAALVGSILQIKPLLYLGRDGRVGVLDKVRTQGRALARLADELNRYSGLEFISVAHIGMEEEAQAMKALLGERFPGAAVTLEELGPVLATHLGPKVLGIIYREQ encoded by the coding sequence ATGGCAGGTATTCATTTTGTGGTGGACAGTACGAGCCGGGTACCGGCAGCTATGCTGGCGGCTCATGACAATATTCATGTGGTATCTTTAAAAATTATTTATGGCCGGGAAGAGTATCCGGAAACGGCGCTGGACGCCGCTGCCGTATTCCGTCTGTCCGGGGAGCATCATCAACATCCCCGGACATCCCAGCCGTCACCCGGCGATTTTATGGCCGTCCTTGAACCGTTGGCGGCGGCCGGTCAGTCGGTCATTGTTCTGACGCTGGCCGGTGGCTTGAGCGGTACCTTCCAGGGAGCGCAGGCGGTGACGCGGCAGTTGGCGGGAGCCAATATCTATGTGGTGGATTCCCAGTCGGTGGCCGGCGGTATGGTTAGCCTGCTCCAGGCCGGTCTGACGTTGGCTGAAAATAATTTGGAGGCCGGGGCGATTGCCGTCCGGCTGCGGCAAATGGCGGAAAAGAGCCAGGCCATTTTCATGGCCGGAACGCTGCAATATTTGCACAAGGGTGGCCGGATCGGCGGTGCCGCGGCGTTGGTGGGCAGCATCCTGCAGATCAAGCCGCTGCTGTATTTGGGTCGGGACGGCCGGGTCGGCGTGCTGGATAAGGTGCGGACCCAGGGGCGGGCGTTGGCCCGTCTGGCCGATGAGTTAAACCGCTACAGCGGTCTGGAGTTCATTTCGGTGGCCCACATCGGCATGGAAGAGGAGGCGCAAGCCATGAAAGCGTTGCTGGGTGAACGCTTTCCCGGCGCAGCCGTGACTTTGGAGGAGTTGGGGCCGGTGCTGGCGACCCATCTGGGACCCAAGGTATTGGGGATTATCTATCGGGAACAATAA
- a CDS encoding DAK2 domain-containing protein codes for MPQAVELISGSDFRRMIAGAYRTFMREHEYINNLNVFPVPDGDTGTNMLLTLGAVAKALGDITEGDIGAASKRAADSAIMGARGNSGVILSQLFRGIARGLAGKEQATSSGLGKAFQYGVLYAYRAVTKPVEGTILTVAKGIAKGAHQAVRDGRPFADILIAAIAAGESELQRTPELLPTLKAAGVVDAGGYGLLVFLRGCLDGLNGEYAGPESEMARELILADGVSAEVVHPYCTEFIVKPCSITVKEARRVLSPLGDSLIVAEGTELLKVHIHTAQPGRVLESAITWGTLHDIKIDNMADQKEHHAGATGKVPAGAKPAALICVAAGEGLTAMLRELGADFIITGGQTMNPSVEDMVDVIHTGKAERYILLPNNKNIVLAATQVQKLLPDRVSIVPTVNIPQGMAALLAFDPQQDVAANVRRMTEAAAQVRAAAVTVAVRDSHLGEELVSAGSYIGVIEHQVLVQAPSLQQAVTSLLQAIVQPEDELVSLYYGEGVTADEAQQIVEQIGLPQAEIQLYYGGQPHYLFLVSVE; via the coding sequence ATGCCGCAGGCGGTAGAACTTATTTCCGGCAGTGATTTCCGGCGCATGATTGCCGGAGCGTACCGGACCTTTATGCGGGAGCATGAATATATCAATAATCTGAATGTATTTCCGGTGCCGGATGGCGACACCGGCACCAATATGCTGCTGACTCTGGGGGCGGTGGCCAAGGCGTTGGGTGATATAACCGAAGGCGATATCGGTGCGGCCAGCAAGCGGGCTGCCGACAGTGCCATTATGGGGGCCCGGGGAAATTCCGGGGTCATTCTTTCCCAACTGTTCCGGGGTATTGCCCGTGGTCTGGCCGGCAAGGAGCAGGCCACTTCGTCCGGACTGGGCAAGGCTTTTCAGTACGGTGTGCTGTATGCCTACCGGGCAGTGACCAAACCGGTGGAAGGGACTATTCTTACAGTGGCTAAGGGCATTGCCAAGGGAGCCCATCAGGCTGTACGGGACGGGCGGCCTTTTGCCGACATCCTGATCGCCGCCATTGCCGCCGGGGAAAGTGAACTGCAAAGAACGCCTGAACTGCTGCCGACCTTAAAAGCGGCCGGTGTGGTGGATGCCGGCGGTTATGGCCTACTGGTCTTCTTACGAGGTTGCCTGGACGGGCTCAATGGAGAATATGCCGGACCGGAGAGCGAAATGGCGAGGGAGCTGATCCTGGCTGATGGCGTGTCGGCCGAGGTGGTTCACCCATACTGCACCGAGTTTATTGTCAAACCCTGCAGCATCACGGTAAAAGAGGCTCGCCGCGTGTTGTCGCCGCTAGGCGATTCGCTGATCGTGGCCGAAGGGACCGAGCTGTTGAAGGTTCATATTCATACCGCTCAACCCGGCCGGGTGCTGGAGTCGGCCATTACCTGGGGCACTCTGCATGATATAAAAATCGACAATATGGCCGATCAAAAGGAACACCATGCCGGAGCAACTGGTAAGGTACCAGCCGGTGCCAAGCCGGCAGCCCTGATTTGTGTGGCGGCCGGTGAAGGGTTGACCGCCATGCTGCGGGAACTGGGGGCCGATTTTATTATCACCGGCGGCCAGACGATGAACCCTTCGGTGGAAGACATGGTAGACGTCATTCATACCGGTAAGGCCGAGCGTTATATCCTGCTGCCGAACAATAAGAATATTGTGCTGGCTGCCACGCAGGTGCAAAAACTGCTGCCTGACCGGGTGTCTATTGTGCCGACTGTTAACATTCCACAGGGGATGGCGGCGCTGCTGGCCTTTGATCCGCAACAGGACGTGGCTGCCAATGTGCGGCGGATGACCGAAGCGGCGGCCCAGGTGCGGGCAGCGGCCGTAACGGTGGCGGTACGGGACAGCCACCTGGGAGAAGAGCTGGTGTCGGCAGGTTCCTATATCGGTGTCATTGAGCATCAGGTTCTGGTGCAGGCTCCGTCGCTGCAACAAGCGGTGACCAGCCTGCTGCAGGCCATTGTCCAGCCGGAAGATGAGCTGGTTAGTCTATATTACGGTGAAGGGGTAACCGCCGATGAGGCGCAGCAGATTGTGGAACAAATTGGTTTGCCGCAGGCGGAAATTCAGCTCTACTATGGCGGGCAGCCCCATTATCTCTTTTTGGTCAGTGTGGAATAG